The Desulfobaccales bacterium genome includes a region encoding these proteins:
- the priA gene encoding primosomal protein N', protein MAVFLPLPGPLTYLVPPELAAAARPGCLVRVPVGRRQALGCLLAPTDTPPPAALKAVTALVDPEPRFPPELVPLFRWLSEYYRYPLGEALKTILPGQAGPARPEVWVAATQAKDHPPGRRPSPKARLILDFLSDQGPLPWRALTAAFPGCRGVVTRLARRGLLTLKERPPAAPEAAGDVGEPAPPLTLLPEQSQAVEAIVAAVARREFAPFLLHGVTASGKTEVYLAAAAATLAQGRQVLVLAPEIALTHPLAQEFRRRFGDRVALLHSGMTESQRLAQWRRLLTGEADIAVGARSAVFAPLSRPGLIVVDEEHDPAYKHEGGLPYQARDVALYRAKLQEAAVVLVSATPAVATYYRAQTNRLTCLTLPRRVTPQDLPEIELVDLRRERGSRGLKVISQPLAQALSDTLARREQALLFLNRRGYAAVLFCLLCGHVLTCRHCSVALTYHQAAGALLCHYCGYRLEPPETCPQCRSSLLKRYGIGTEKVEAEVRRLFPAARVARLDRDVAPHSGKAVATLEAVARGELDILVGTQMITKGHHLPGVTLVGVIAGDLSLFFPEYHAGERTFQLLAQVAGRAGRGDAPGRVLIQTYNPEHYVFQTVRTQDYQAFYEAEIQARRRLGYPPFTRLALLRISGPDETTVADAARHLAQRLSRHLAADPDLSRHVRLLGPAPAGVAKLKGRHRWQILLKACGRPALSRTLDLLPHLFHPPAKSKLDLTLDIDPGNVW, encoded by the coding sequence GTGGCGGTCTTTCTGCCCCTGCCCGGCCCCCTGACCTATCTGGTGCCCCCGGAGCTGGCCGCGGCAGCCCGCCCCGGGTGTCTCGTGCGGGTGCCCGTGGGCCGCCGCCAGGCTTTGGGCTGTCTCCTGGCCCCCACCGACACCCCGCCGCCCGCCGCCCTCAAGGCGGTGACCGCCCTGGTGGACCCGGAACCCCGCTTTCCGCCGGAGCTTGTGCCGCTGTTTCGCTGGCTGTCGGAGTATTACCGCTATCCCTTAGGGGAAGCGCTCAAAACCATCCTGCCGGGGCAGGCCGGACCTGCCCGCCCCGAGGTGTGGGTGGCGGCCACGCAAGCGAAAGATCACCCCCCCGGGCGCCGTCCCAGCCCCAAGGCGCGCCTGATTCTTGACTTCCTGAGCGACCAGGGGCCCCTCCCCTGGCGGGCCCTCACTGCCGCCTTCCCCGGGTGCCGCGGAGTGGTCACCCGGCTGGCCCGGCGGGGCCTGTTGACTTTAAAGGAGCGCCCTCCCGCTGCTCCGGAAGCCGCCGGCGACGTGGGGGAGCCCGCCCCTCCCCTCACCCTGCTCCCCGAACAGTCCCAGGCGGTGGAGGCCATCGTGGCTGCGGTGGCCCGCCGGGAATTTGCCCCCTTTCTCCTCCATGGAGTCACCGCCAGCGGCAAAACCGAGGTGTATCTGGCCGCGGCGGCCGCCACCTTGGCCCAGGGCCGCCAGGTCCTGGTGCTGGCCCCGGAGATCGCCCTCACCCACCCCCTGGCCCAGGAGTTCCGCCGCCGCTTTGGCGATCGAGTGGCCCTGCTGCACAGCGGCATGACGGAATCCCAGCGCCTGGCCCAGTGGCGCCGCCTCCTCACAGGCGAGGCCGACATCGCCGTGGGGGCCCGCTCCGCCGTCTTCGCGCCTTTGAGCCGCCCCGGCCTCATCGTGGTGGACGAAGAGCACGACCCGGCCTACAAACACGAAGGCGGCCTCCCCTACCAGGCCCGGGATGTGGCCCTGTATCGCGCCAAGCTGCAGGAAGCGGCGGTGGTGCTGGTCTCCGCCACCCCGGCGGTGGCCACCTACTACCGGGCCCAGACCAACCGCCTCACCTGCCTCACCCTCCCCCGCCGGGTCACCCCCCAGGATCTCCCTGAGATCGAGCTGGTGGACCTGCGCCGGGAACGGGGGAGCCGCGGCCTCAAAGTCATCTCCCAGCCCCTGGCCCAGGCCCTGAGCGACACCCTGGCCCGGAGGGAACAGGCCTTGCTCTTTCTCAACCGCCGGGGCTACGCCGCGGTGCTCTTCTGCCTCCTGTGCGGGCATGTGCTCACCTGCCGCCACTGCAGCGTCGCCCTCACCTACCACCAGGCCGCAGGCGCGCTTTTGTGCCACTACTGCGGCTACCGGCTGGAGCCGCCCGAGACTTGCCCCCAGTGCCGCTCCAGCCTGCTCAAACGCTACGGCATCGGCACCGAAAAGGTGGAGGCCGAAGTGCGGCGCCTCTTCCCCGCCGCCCGGGTGGCCCGCCTGGACCGAGACGTGGCCCCCCACAGCGGCAAGGCCGTGGCCACCCTGGAGGCCGTGGCCCGGGGGGAGCTGGACATCCTGGTGGGTACCCAGATGATCACCAAAGGCCACCACCTCCCCGGAGTCACCCTGGTGGGGGTCATCGCCGGCGACCTCAGCCTCTTCTTCCCCGAATACCATGCCGGGGAACGCACCTTCCAGCTCCTGGCCCAGGTGGCGGGCCGGGCCGGCCGGGGGGACGCCCCGGGCCGGGTCCTCATCCAGACCTACAACCCGGAGCACTACGTCTTCCAGACCGTGCGCACCCAGGACTACCAGGCCTTCTACGAGGCCGAAATCCAGGCCCGGCGCCGCCTGGGCTACCCCCCCTTCACCCGCCTGGCCCTCCTCCGCATAAGCGGCCCCGACGAGACCACCGTGGCCGACGCCGCCCGCCACCTGGCCCAACGCCTGAGCCGCCACTTAGCCGCCGACCCGGACCTGAGCCGGCATGTCCGCCTCCTGGGCCCCGCCCCCGCTGGCGTGGCCAAACTCAAAGGCCGCCACCGCTGGCAAATCCTCCTCAAAGCCTGCGGCCGCCCGGCCTTAAGCCGCACCCTGGACCTCCTCCCCCACCTCTTCCACCCCCCCGCCAAATCCAAACTCGACCTCACCCTGGACATCGACCCGGGAAACGTGTGGTAG
- a CDS encoding zinc ribbon domain-containing protein: MPACPHCQQEILPDSRYCSHCGRPLEAATASETEPAGPPASALTGDLTPGEYLKTGWELFKRYPGGFIGFTLLYFLIGAVLHAVPGVGSVAFILAHTPLAAGYFVVHGRLLTGQEVEFRHFFAGFESRRLLPLVLLGVVSQVLITLGLVLLIAPGIYLAVSYMFASLILLDRGLDFWPALEESRRAVTPRWFGFFAFFLVLLLVNLAGLLALGVGLVISFPVTYGAITAAYARLFGFSPRFD, from the coding sequence ATGCCCGCCTGCCCCCACTGCCAGCAGGAGATTTTGCCGGACAGCCGCTATTGCAGCCATTGCGGCCGGCCTCTTGAGGCCGCCACCGCCTCGGAGACAGAACCGGCGGGACCTCCTGCCTCTGCCCTTACCGGCGACCTGACCCCGGGGGAATATCTCAAAACCGGCTGGGAGCTCTTCAAGCGCTATCCCGGCGGCTTCATCGGCTTCACCCTGCTTTACTTTCTCATCGGTGCGGTGCTGCACGCCGTGCCGGGGGTGGGGAGCGTGGCCTTCATCCTGGCGCACACGCCTCTGGCCGCCGGGTATTTTGTGGTCCACGGCCGCCTCCTCACCGGCCAGGAAGTGGAATTCCGCCACTTCTTCGCCGGTTTTGAGTCCCGCAGGCTCCTCCCCCTGGTGCTCCTGGGGGTGGTGAGCCAGGTGCTCATCACCCTCGGCCTCGTCCTGCTCATTGCGCCCGGCATCTACCTGGCCGTCTCCTACATGTTCGCCAGCCTCATCCTTCTGGATCGGGGCCTGGATTTCTGGCCCGCCCTGGAGGAGAGCCGCCGGGCGGTGACCCCACGCTGGTTCGGCTTCTTCGCCTTTTTCCTTGTGCTCCTGCTCGTCAACCTGGCGGGGCTCCTGGCCCTGGGGGTAGGACTGGTCATCAGTTTCCCGGTGACTTACGGCGCCATCACCGCCGCTTATGCCCGGCTCTTCGGTTTCTCTCCCCGCTTCGACTGA
- a CDS encoding acyl-CoA dehydratase activase has translation MNRGLSLGLDIGSVSVNLVVVDQDGRVLREEYRRHLGEPYRTAHRLLTDLTGEFPLDSFRLAACTGMGGKVLAELLGCPFVNEVIALARGTFHFHPEVKSIIDMGGEDAKLILVDREGDKQVIVDFAMNTMCAAGTGSFLDQQAHRLGYTIEEFSTLALKSTTPPRIAGRCSVFAKSDMIHLQQGATPDYEIVAGLCQAVARNLKSNIAKGKKLTPPVAFQGGVAHNLGVRKAFQEVLELADGELIIPPHFCALGALGAALVTAEEPPAHFALNLTPLEEYLAREAEPEHPLPRLKPPADPGYDRYAVAEPPPLGSDTEAYLGIDVGSISTNVVVIDKDMRVLAREYLMTAGRPLEAITEGLRRVGKRLAGRVKIMGAATTGSGRYLTGDFIGADVVRNEITAQATAAAAIDPEVDTIFEIGGQDSKFIALDNGAIVDFMMNKVCAAGTGSYLEEQAEKLGISIKEEFGRLALEAEKPVRMGERCTVFMESDIVHHQQRGAAKDDLVAGLSYSIVYNYLNKVVEDRRIGKKIFYQGATAANKGIVAAFESVLGKPITVPPHHDVTGAIGAAILAMRERTWKTSRFKGFDLAERKYTIQSFECQSCPNRCEIRQVQIEGERPLFYGSRCEKYEVDTKRVQVDLPDLVKEREDLLYGPEPPAEGPRGQIGIPRTMYFQEYMPFFRTFLEELGFGVVYSPKTNKAVIRQGVECLAAEPCYPVKVAHGHVLDLLKNGVQRILLPSIIDLPHKHPEVKSGVVCPMVQSLAYTLPTAIDVASYGARLLTPVLYFGRGKERLREGLRDLGRMLGVSRFAADRAMERALAAQEDYYRRLHARGREILSGLKEGERLMVLIGRPYNALDPGMNLNLHRKLRQLGVLAMPMDFLPLDDVDSLLEEVKPMYWRFGQKILGAAEYIRKDPRLYGIFITNFGCGPDSFIEHFFREQMRGKPYLEIEIDEHSSDVGAITRLEAFLDSLKNVTPREVERPTSPFRYRVTGALKRRIYLPPMTDHALALVAAFQACGGDAVLLPESDEETLALGRRLTSGKECYPLILTTGDLAKMVRRPDFDPDKSAFFMPAANGPCRFGQYRRYHRLVLDELGYPQVPVYSPDQSETMYEEVGMMGEDFDRIAWRGVVAIDLLEKKLLQTRPYERQAGEADKVYQYYLDKVYRTLRDRGDLPAVLKEARLAFDDLALNGHGDKPLVGVVGEIYVRSNRFSNENTVREIEALGGEAMMPPIGEWLLYVTHTSRRRAWQARKYRTLVHLWLKHLVQTKDEHQLGHLFHGSIRHLEEPTIAQTLKMARPYLHPSFEGEAILSMGKAEDFYRKGASGLVNLMPFTCMPGTVVNSLFHRFRQEHDNIPFLNLSFDGQEQTHTRTRLEAFMYQVRQFQERRRARTGK, from the coding sequence TCCATTTCCACCCCGAGGTCAAAAGCATCATTGACATGGGGGGTGAGGACGCCAAGCTGATTCTGGTGGACCGGGAAGGGGACAAGCAGGTGATCGTGGATTTTGCCATGAACACCATGTGCGCCGCCGGCACCGGCTCCTTTTTGGACCAGCAGGCCCACCGCCTGGGCTACACCATCGAGGAGTTCAGCACCCTGGCCCTGAAATCCACCACCCCGCCCCGCATCGCCGGCCGCTGCAGCGTCTTTGCCAAAAGTGACATGATCCATCTGCAGCAGGGCGCCACCCCGGATTACGAGATCGTGGCGGGCCTCTGCCAGGCGGTGGCCCGCAATCTCAAGAGCAACATCGCCAAGGGGAAAAAGCTCACCCCGCCGGTGGCCTTCCAGGGCGGGGTGGCCCACAACCTGGGGGTGCGCAAGGCCTTCCAGGAGGTCCTGGAGCTGGCCGACGGCGAGCTCATCATCCCGCCCCATTTCTGCGCCCTGGGGGCTCTGGGCGCGGCGCTCGTGACTGCCGAGGAGCCTCCTGCTCACTTCGCCCTGAACCTGACCCCTCTGGAGGAATACCTGGCCCGGGAAGCCGAACCGGAGCATCCCCTGCCCCGCCTCAAGCCCCCCGCCGACCCGGGCTACGACCGCTACGCCGTGGCTGAGCCCCCGCCTCTGGGCTCCGACACCGAGGCCTATCTCGGCATTGACGTGGGCTCCATCAGCACCAACGTGGTGGTCATCGACAAGGACATGCGGGTGCTGGCCCGGGAGTATCTCATGACCGCCGGCCGCCCCCTGGAGGCCATCACCGAGGGTCTGCGCCGGGTGGGGAAACGTCTGGCCGGCCGGGTGAAGATCATGGGCGCGGCCACCACCGGCTCCGGCCGCTACCTCACCGGGGACTTCATCGGCGCCGACGTGGTGCGCAACGAAATCACCGCCCAGGCCACCGCCGCCGCGGCCATCGACCCGGAGGTGGACACCATCTTTGAGATCGGCGGTCAGGACTCCAAGTTCATCGCCCTGGACAACGGCGCCATCGTGGATTTCATGATGAACAAGGTCTGCGCCGCCGGCACCGGCTCGTACCTGGAAGAGCAGGCGGAAAAGCTGGGCATCTCCATCAAGGAGGAGTTCGGCCGCCTGGCCCTGGAGGCGGAAAAGCCGGTGCGCATGGGCGAGCGCTGCACCGTGTTCATGGAATCGGACATCGTTCACCACCAGCAGCGGGGCGCGGCCAAGGATGACCTGGTGGCCGGGCTCTCGTACTCCATCGTCTATAACTACCTGAACAAGGTGGTGGAGGACCGCCGCATCGGCAAGAAGATCTTCTACCAGGGGGCCACCGCGGCCAACAAGGGCATTGTGGCGGCCTTCGAGTCGGTCCTGGGCAAGCCCATCACCGTGCCGCCGCACCACGACGTCACCGGGGCCATCGGCGCCGCCATCCTGGCCATGCGGGAGCGCACCTGGAAGACCTCCCGCTTCAAGGGCTTCGATCTGGCGGAGCGGAAATACACCATCCAGTCCTTCGAATGCCAGAGCTGTCCCAACCGCTGCGAGATCCGCCAGGTGCAGATCGAAGGCGAGCGCCCCCTGTTCTACGGCAGCCGCTGCGAAAAGTACGAAGTGGACACCAAAAGGGTGCAGGTTGACCTTCCGGATCTGGTGAAAGAGCGGGAGGACCTGCTCTATGGTCCGGAGCCGCCCGCCGAGGGCCCTCGGGGGCAGATCGGCATTCCCCGCACCATGTACTTCCAGGAGTACATGCCCTTTTTCCGCACCTTCCTGGAGGAGCTGGGCTTCGGGGTGGTGTATTCCCCCAAGACCAACAAGGCGGTGATCCGCCAGGGGGTGGAGTGCCTGGCGGCGGAGCCTTGTTATCCCGTCAAAGTGGCCCATGGGCACGTGCTGGATTTACTGAAAAACGGCGTCCAACGCATCCTCCTTCCCAGCATCATCGACCTGCCCCACAAACACCCGGAGGTGAAATCCGGGGTGGTCTGCCCCATGGTGCAGTCCCTGGCCTATACCCTCCCCACCGCCATTGACGTGGCCTCCTATGGGGCCCGGCTTCTGACCCCGGTCCTCTACTTCGGCCGGGGCAAGGAGCGCCTCCGGGAGGGCCTGCGGGACCTGGGCCGCATGCTGGGGGTGTCCCGCTTCGCGGCGGATAGGGCCATGGAAAGGGCTCTGGCCGCCCAGGAAGACTATTACCGCCGCCTGCATGCCCGGGGCCGGGAGATCCTCTCCGGCCTTAAAGAGGGCGAGCGCCTGATGGTCCTCATCGGCCGGCCGTACAATGCCCTGGATCCGGGCATGAACCTCAATCTGCACCGCAAGCTGCGCCAGCTGGGTGTGTTGGCCATGCCCATGGACTTCCTCCCCTTGGATGACGTGGACAGCCTGCTGGAGGAGGTCAAGCCCATGTACTGGCGCTTCGGCCAGAAGATCCTGGGCGCGGCGGAATACATCCGCAAAGACCCGCGGCTTTACGGTATTTTCATCACCAACTTCGGCTGCGGGCCGGACTCCTTCATCGAGCACTTCTTCCGGGAGCAGATGCGGGGCAAGCCGTATCTGGAGATCGAGATCGACGAGCATTCCTCGGACGTGGGGGCCATCACCCGGCTGGAGGCCTTTCTGGACAGCCTGAAAAACGTCACCCCCCGGGAAGTGGAGCGGCCCACCTCGCCCTTCCGTTACCGGGTCACCGGCGCCCTGAAGCGCCGCATCTACCTGCCGCCCATGACCGACCACGCCCTGGCTTTGGTGGCCGCCTTCCAGGCCTGCGGCGGCGACGCGGTGCTGCTGCCTGAATCCGACGAGGAGACCCTGGCTTTGGGCCGGCGGCTCACCTCCGGCAAGGAGTGCTATCCCCTCATCCTCACCACCGGCGACCTGGCCAAGATGGTGCGGCGCCCGGACTTCGACCCGGACAAGAGCGCCTTTTTCATGCCTGCGGCCAACGGCCCTTGCCGCTTCGGCCAGTACCGCCGCTACCACCGCCTGGTGCTGGACGAGCTGGGCTACCCCCAGGTGCCGGTCTACTCCCCCGACCAGAGCGAGACCATGTACGAGGAAGTGGGCATGATGGGGGAGGACTTCGACCGCATCGCCTGGCGGGGGGTGGTGGCCATCGACCTCCTGGAGAAAAAGCTCCTCCAGACCCGGCCCTACGAGCGTCAGGCCGGCGAGGCCGACAAGGTCTATCAATACTACCTGGACAAGGTCTACCGCACCCTCAGGGACCGGGGCGATCTCCCCGCGGTGCTCAAGGAAGCCCGCCTGGCCTTCGACGACCTGGCCTTAAACGGCCACGGCGACAAGCCCCTGGTGGGGGTGGTGGGCGAGATCTACGTGCGCTCCAACCGCTTCAGCAACGAAAACACTGTCCGGGAGATCGAGGCCTTGGGAGGCGAAGCCATGATGCCGCCCATCGGCGAGTGGCTGCTCTACGTCACCCACACCTCCCGGCGCCGGGCCTGGCAGGCCCGGAAATACCGCACCTTGGTGCACTTATGGCTGAAGCACCTGGTGCAGACCAAAGACGAACACCAGCTGGGGCACCTCTTCCACGGCTCCATCCGCCATCTGGAGGAGCCCACCATCGCTCAGACCCTGAAGATGGCCCGGCCTTATTTGCACCCCTCCTTTGAGGGCGAGGCCATCCTCAGCATGGGCAAGGCCGAGGACTTCTACCGCAAAGGCGCCAGCGGCTTGGTGAACCTCATGCCCTTCACCTGCATGCCCGGCACGGTGGTGAATTCCCTCTTCCACCGCTTCCGCCAGGAGCATGACAACATCCCCTTCCTGAACCTCTCCTTCGACGGCCAGGAACAGACCCACACCCGCACCCGCCTGGAGGCCTTCATGTACCAGGTGCGCCAGTTCCAGGAGCGGCGCCGGGCCCGAACCGGCAAGTAA